Genomic DNA from Bacteroidia bacterium:
TTTGTAGTTCTTAAAGTCATTAGACTTTATGAACACAAGGTTTAAGGAGATTTTTTGTTAAATGAGCATCCTGATAATCAACATTTTACAAAAAATACCCTGATTTTGTACTTTTACGTCTAACACATTGAAAATCAGTATAAAGTAAATTTGTGTACTCTCTTTAAGAAATTTCTGTTCATAAACTCTATTATCTCTATTATACTGTACAAAAGTACAGTTTTTTATATCTGAAAAGTCTCACTCATATTGTTAATTAAGCTCAAAAATAATTTTACTTTTAGGCGTTTCCCTTCGCTGCGCTTGTTTTTTATTTCACTGCTCCGATATCACAAAAAACAGCTTCATTTTCTTGAATTTCATCTAAAATAGCAAAAAGCGTAGATACATCATTTTCGGTAACAAGTCTGTTACGGAACGGTTTGATATTGGGGATATTTTTGAAATAATTTGCATAATGCCTGCGCATTTCCAATACCCCAAGGACCTCACCCTTCCATTCAACAGAAAATTGTAAGTGTGCTTTACAGGTATTTATGCGTTCTTGCAATGTAGGCGGAGGTAAAAGTTCACCTGTTTTGAGGTAGTGTTTTATCTCTCTAAAAATCCATGGATAACCAATACTTGCTCTACCTATCATTATACCGTCGGGTAGGTAGTTTTGTTTGTACATTAAAGCTTTTTGCGGGCTATCAATATCTCCATTGCCAAAAATAGGAATTCTGACTTGTGGATTTTCTTTGACTTGGCGGATATAAGTCCAATCAGCTTGACCTTTATACATTTGCGAGCGCGTGCGTGCATGTATAGTAATGGCTTGTACGCCCACATCTTGTAAACGCAGCACTGCTTCCATGATGTTGAT
This window encodes:
- the dusB gene encoding tRNA dihydrouridine synthase DusB, with amino-acid sequence MIRIGRVVFDEFPLLLAPMEDVSDPPFRKVCKQNGADMMYTEFISTEGLIREASKSLKKLDIYDYERPIGIQIFGDKIEVMRQGAEIAAQNNPDILDINYGCPVKNVACKGAGAGLLQDLPKMQKMTEEIVKAVSPLPVTVKTRLGWDAKSINIMEAVLRLQDVGVQAITIHARTRSQMYKGQADWTYIRQVKENPQVRIPIFGNGDIDSPQKALMYKQNYLPDGIMIGRASIGYPWIFREIKHYLKTGELLPPPTLQERINTCKAHLQFSVEWKGEVLGVLEMRRHYANYFKNIPNIKPFRNRLVTENDVSTLFAILDEIQENEAVFCDIGAVK